A genomic segment from Tachypleus tridentatus isolate NWPU-2018 unplaced genomic scaffold, ASM421037v1 Hic_cluster_2, whole genome shotgun sequence encodes:
- the LOC143242324 gene encoding chymotrypsinogen B-like, with product MPISPEPQSETSTELLRFAKRVASTGEVLNVSDPIKVQGNIKILALKVFLPLPLEQTTDEDEGEPTGADNVRPVGCGTSGSWWTSVFMRKVYLKQALVWSTTTVMHRYITTWFIGTVFLFRQSYSSQGELSSNLQLQETPQEEIQNVFVIFEVSRNFSSSDNILLNQACACGTLPELSFRIINGEETSVNKYPWMVLLRYERKKHRRGSCGGTLISPSYVLTAAHCSTRNNRRKPLKPGQAETITGEHDKWVIETQSQVVDIEYVMIHPQYRPKPVLNDIALWKLKHPVELSEYVDLICLPPPDVNFSGMQGTIVGWGWTNSNGGEYSHVLKEAKVPIWSPSECQNKWKNDVHPTNVCAGGEDKDVCWGDSGGPLAVEVDNRWIVLGVVSFGRSECAEESWPSVFTRVSSYLDWIQEHVSDICSPFHKVGLTNSKDMTVAANSTMK from the exons ATGCCAA tttcaccAGAACCACAGTCAGAAACGTCCACAGAACTTCTTCGTTTTGCTAAACGAGTTGCTTCCACAGGAGAGGTACTGAATGTTAGCGATCCCATCAAGGTGCAgggtaacattaaaatattagcctTGAAAGTGTTTcttccactg CCACTGGAACAGACGACAGACGAGGATGAAGGTGAGCCAACAGGAGCAGACAACGTCAGACCTGTTGGTTGTGGTACCAGTGGTTCGTGGTGGACTTCAGTCTTTATGAGGAAAGTTTATCTAAAACAAGCTCTTGTGTGGAGCACAACGACTGTGATGCATCGATACATAACGACGTGGTTCATTGGGACCGTCTTTTTGTTCCGACAAAGTTACAGCAGCCAGGGAGAATTGAGTTCTAACCTACAGTTGCAG gaAACACCACAAGAAGAAATACAAAATG tttttgtgattttcGAGGTTTCCAGAAACTTTTCGTCTTCAGACAACATTTTACTGAACCAAGCGTGCG CCTGCGGCACGTTACCTGAGCTGTCTTTCAGGATTATAAACGGTGAAGAAACGTCGGTGAACAAATACCCCTGGATG GTTCTTTTACGTtacgaaagaaaaaaacacagaaGAGGAAGTTGCGGTGGAACACTTATCAGTCCTTCCTATGTACTGACTGCTGCCCACTGTTCAACAAG aaataacagaagaaaaccCCTTAAGCCAGGTCAAGCTGAAACGATTACTGGCGAGCACGACAAATGGGTCATAGAGACTCAGTCTCAAGTTGTGGACATTGAATACGTAATGATTCATCCTCAGTATCGACCCAAGCCTGTTTTAAATGATATTGCACTGTGGAAGCTGAAACATCCGGTGGAATTATCCGAGTATGTTGATCTAATATGTCTGCCTCCACCAGATGTTAACTTTAGTGGCATGCAGGGGACAATAGTAGGATGGGGTTGGACTAATTCCAATG GTGGTGAGTACAGCCATGTTCTGAAAGAAGCCAAAGTACCTATATGGTCACCATCAGAGTGCCAAAACAAATGGAAAAATGATGTTCACCCAACGAACGTATGTGCCGGCGGCGAAGATAAAGACGTTTGTTGG gGTGACTCAGGTGGACCTCTAGCGGTAGAAGTGGATAATCGATGGATCGTCCTTGGAGTCGTTTCTTTTGGAAGAAGTGAGTGTGCCGAAGAATCTTGGCCTTCAGTGTTTACGCGGGTTTCGTCATATCTCGACTGGATCCAGGAACATGTCAGCGACATCTGTAGTCCATTTCATAAAGTAGGTTTAACCAACAGCAAAGACATGACTGTGGCTGCGAATAGCACAATGAAGTAG